One Falco naumanni isolate bFalNau1 chromosome 13, bFalNau1.pat, whole genome shotgun sequence DNA segment encodes these proteins:
- the LOC121096919 gene encoding G-protein coupled receptor 35-like, with amino-acid sequence MSYWKCTLRSQNIIQHLHIRTMNVSNSCNVANLELYHSVRLIEFCLYNLIFFFGALFNALALWVFFCKIKKWTETRVYVINLVLADCFVICILPSMAYLLWNKATRDELCQFIEATYFINMVVSIYIVSFISIDRYIAIKHPLKARTFRSPSKAAFLCGLLWVSVIIGATFQFQQRHAALCFQKDTTAPTVLSLLSIFFVFTLPLAVFIFCSTEVIRNLKKRLNTNSLEDKLTQKAVHLIYANLIIFLICFVPAYLGVFARFVMEGIGVTCFLLQVTKNFSSMTRCIATSNCCLDSISYYFVTKEFHEALLMPRPSTEKIEQIHPL; translated from the exons ATGTCCTATTGGAAGTGTACCTTGAG GTCTCAGAACATCATACAACATCTACACATCAGGACAATGAATGTGTCCAACAGCTGCAATGTCGCAAATCTAGAACTGTATCACAGTGTTCGTCTCATTGAATTCTGTCTGTATaacctcattttcttttttggagcACTATTTAATGCCCTTGCCCTCTGGGTGTTCTTCTGCAAGATAAAGAAGTGGACAGAAACCAGGGTGTATGTAATCAATTTAGTCCTTGCAGACTGCTTTGTCATCTGCATCTTGCCTTCCATGGCTTATTTGCTCTGGAATAAGGCAACCCGAGATGAGCTCTGCCAGTTTATAGAGGCAACGTATTTTATCAACATGGTAGTGAGCATCTACATAGTTTCATTTATCTCCATTGATCGATACATTGCCATAAAGCACCCCCTGAAAGCCAGGACCTTCAGGTCTCCATCAAAGGCTGCCTTTCTCTGTGGGCTTCTGTGGGTCTCCGTGATAATCGGGGCCACCTTTCAGTTTCAGCAGAGACACGCCGCACTCTGTTTCCAGAAGGATACCACTGCGCCCACTGTTCTGAGcctgctttccattttctttgttttcactctTCCGTTAGCAGTCTTCATTTTTTGTTCCACAGAAGTTATCAGGAACCTTAAGAAACGCTTGAACACAAATTCATTAGAGGACAAATTAACCCAGAAAGCTGTTCACCTTATTTATGCAAACCTGATCATATTTTTGATATGTTTTGTGCCAGCCTACCTTGGCGTGTTTGCCAGGTTTGTAATGGAGGGCATTGGAGTTACCTGTTTCCTGCTCCAGGTTACAAAGAACTTCTCCTCCATGACAAGGTGTATTGCCACGTCCAACTGCTGCCTGGATAGCATCTCCTACTACTTTGTGACCAAGGAGTTCCATGAAGCCCTTCTAATGCCCAGacccagcactgaaaaaatagaacaaatCCACCCCTTGTAG
- the LOC121097086 gene encoding G-protein coupled receptor 35-like, with amino-acid sequence MGNCTEDDDTLQNGIALFQFIVYIPVLSLGIPLNIIAFQVFCCKLKRWTETRVYMINLMVADIFLLFVLPFLIYFTKYDHPIDKLCSVIHNIYFINMPMSVLIITLIAIDRYIAIKFPLKAKILRSPLKSASICGCFWIMLIIYSYLRTKFHENKEQFCLRKQSIQPSYLSLFYTIFGYFIPLGIVIFCSVQVIKCLKKKMATSCHETTLIQKAIHIVSVNLCVFIVCFSPFYIALLLRFAVDVAGACSLVLKVRAYIQISACLANFNCCLDAFCYYFAAKEFPEFPSLFPTCISSMRSKMNQSQESQPPTDQVMT; translated from the coding sequence ATGGGGAACTGCACCGAAGACGATGACACGCTGCAGAACGGCATTGCGCTATTTCAATTTATCGTCTACATCCCAGTGCTCTCTTTGGGGATCCCACTGAACATAATTGCTTTCCAGGTCTTCTGCTGCAAACTCAAGAGGTGGACCGAGACCCGGGTGTACATGATCAATCTCATGGTGGCGGACATTTTCCTGCTCTTCGTCCTGCCTTTCTTGATATATTTTACCAAGTATGACCATCCCATAGACAAGCTGTGTTCCGTCATACACAACATCTATTTTATAAACATGCCTATGAGCGTCCTTATCATCACCCTGATTGCGATTGATCGATACATTGCGATCAAGTTCCCTCTAAAAGCAAAGATTCTTCGATCCCCGCTGAAATCGGCTTCTATCTGTGGGTGTTTTTGGATAATGCTGATAATTTATTCCTACTTGCGTACAAAATTTCATGAAAACAAGGAACAATTCTGCCTTCGGAAACAATCTATTCAACCCAGTTATTTGTCATTATTCTACACTATCTTTGGATATTTTATTCCCTTAGGGATTGTGATTTTTTGCTCAGTACAAGTCATCAAATGTCTCAAAAAGAAGATGGCCACCAGCTGTCATGAGACTACCTTAATCCAGAAAGCAATCCACATTGTTTCTGTGAATTTGTGTGTGTTCATCGTATGCTTTTCACCTTTCTACATCGCACTGCTCTTGCGGTTTGCAGTTGATGTTGCTGGAGCTTGTTCTCTGGTCTTGAAAGTTAGAGCCTATATTCAGATCAGTGCATGCTTAGCAAATTTTAACTGCTGTTTGGATGCATTTTGCTATTACTTTGCAGCCAAGGAATTTCCAgaatttccttctctgttcccCACTTGTATATCATCAATGAGGTCCAAGATGAACCAAAGCCAAGAGTCACAGCCACCCACAGATCAAGTCATGACATAA